CCCGACGGCGCCCGCGACTGGCTGGGGATGTCGGGCCATCTGGCGGTGGATCAGAGGCTGGACATGACCGGACGGCTGGCCGGGCTCACGGCGCCCGCCGGCGATCCGGAGGGGCAGGTGGCGGTCATGGTCGCCCTGCTGGAGGCCGAGCGTCTGAACGTCGGCTGGGCCCTCGACCCCGAGGTCCGGGCCGAGATCGATGCGGCCCAGGCCGAACAGCCGCCCGTCGCCCGCCCCGCCGCCGAACAGCGCGCCCTGCAGCGCCGCTTCCGCGGCCGGGTCGGGATCTCGCCGCGCGAGTTCCGTTCGATCCTGAGGTTCCGCCGCGTCTTTGATCACATCAACGATCCGGAGGCCGACGCCGTGTCCTGGCTGGAGGCCGGTCTCGCCGCCGGCTATTTCGACCAGCCGCAGATGGCCCGCGACTTCCAGCGCTACCTCGGCTGCACGGCGACCGCCTGGGCGCGGGATCAGGCGGAGCTGGCGCGCTCGATCGCGTCGCAAACCTACAAGCCCTCGCCCCACTCGCCGCTCTAGGGTCGCGCCGAACCTTCGCTGGAGACCGACATGATCCTCTCGACCTTCGCCGCCGCCCTCGTCCTCCAATCCACCCCCGTCACCGCCGACCAGCTGTCGTGGATGAGCGGCTACTGGCTATCCTGCGACGGCGGGCGGGAGGTGTCGGAGACCTGGAGCGATGCGCGCGGCGGTCTGATGCTGGGCACGGCCCTGACCCTCGAGGGCGGCAAGCTGACCGGGTTCGAAACCAGCCGGATTTCGCCCCAAACGCCCGCCGGCGGAAACGTCTCCTATTTCGCTGGCGTCAACGGCGCCCCGCCGGTCGCCTTCGCGGCGAGGGAAGCAAGCGGAACCCGGGTGGTGTTCGAGAACGCCGGGCACGATTTCCCGCAGCGGGTCATCTACGAAAGGGTGGGCGATGTTCTCAACGCCCGCATCGAGGGCCATATGGACGACCGCGACCAGTCCCCGATCCAGTCCATGAGCTGGTCCTACCGCAAGGCCGACCTCAACACCCGATGCCCGACCTGACCACATTTGCATGGCGGCCGATGACCGAGAGCGATCTCGACGCCGTCGCCGCCATCGCCTTCGTCAGCTTCCCCGACCATTTCGAGGGTCGGCCGATGTTCGCCAACCGGCTGGCGCTCGCGGCCCAGGGCTGTTTCGTGCTGGCGGACGGGGATGGCGAGCCGATGGGCTATGCCGTCAGCTATCCGTGGCGGATCGACAGCGCGCCGCCGGTGAACAGTCTGATCGACGCCATCCCGGCGGACGCCGAGGTCATCTATCTGCACGACCTCGCCCTGCGGCCGGACGCGCGGGGCGGCGGGGCGACGCGGGCCATCGTGGAGCAACTGGCGGACCAGGCCCGGTCGAGGGGCTGGCCCGCCATCGCGCTCGTCGCGGTCAATGACGCGGTCGGGTTCTGGACGAAGCAGGGCTTTGAAGTGCGCGAGAACGCCGCCGTCCGGACCAAACTTGCCAGCTACGGCTCCGACGCCCGCTACATGATCCGCAGGCTCCAGGACTAGCTGCGGGTCCAGCCCTTGCCGGCCATACAGTCGCGGAAGGCGTCGGAATGCTGGCCGTGACGGGTCTCGGCGCGGCACTGGTCGCGGGCGGCGTCGAAGGGCTGGGCGTTCTCGCCGTGCCAGGCGAGGTCGCCGTCGTCGGTGGCGTCGATGACGGTGACGCAGGCCGAGGTCGACAGGGCGACGGCGGCTGCGGCGGCGAGGATCAGAAGGCGTTTCATGGAGTGGCTCCGGGGTTTCGATACCCCAGTCATTCCACCGCCCGCTCGCAGAATCCCGTTACATCACAGCAAGGTAGATGAAATCGCGGTAAGCTTGCCCGCGATATCCGCCGTCAGGGCCGTGCGTGGTTTGGCAGCTTCTCGCATGTCGGCTGCGGGCCCGCCGGGACCGGCACGCCGATGGCGACAAATCGGCCTGTCCATCCGCCCGTGTCTCCCGCAGGCTTCGGCCAGGCGGCCGCCTTGACGGTAGGCACGATGGCGGTGTCCAGGGTGGCGTTGCCCGAGGGAATGACGACAACCACTTCGGCGACATGGATGGGATCGGCTTCCCAGCGCACACAGACGCCGACGGCGCCGGCCAGCGACGGCGGCGCGGCCTCCGGC
The genomic region above belongs to Brevundimonas goettingensis and contains:
- a CDS encoding AraC family transcriptional regulator; the encoded protein is MDAGAGEERYAEHEPPASLRPFVRTIWTYASPSPSGSVQRIAPDGCPELILDIGSPYEEEGPDGVFRLQPPALFAGQMTRPLALRPVGPIELVAVRFEPDGARDWLGMSGHLAVDQRLDMTGRLAGLTAPAGDPEGQVAVMVALLEAERLNVGWALDPEVRAEIDAAQAEQPPVARPAAEQRALQRRFRGRVGISPREFRSILRFRRVFDHINDPEADAVSWLEAGLAAGYFDQPQMARDFQRYLGCTATAWARDQAELARSIASQTYKPSPHSPL
- a CDS encoding DUF6265 family protein; this translates as MILSTFAAALVLQSTPVTADQLSWMSGYWLSCDGGREVSETWSDARGGLMLGTALTLEGGKLTGFETSRISPQTPAGGNVSYFAGVNGAPPVAFAAREASGTRVVFENAGHDFPQRVIYERVGDVLNARIEGHMDDRDQSPIQSMSWSYRKADLNTRCPT
- a CDS encoding GNAT family N-acetyltransferase, with translation MPDLTTFAWRPMTESDLDAVAAIAFVSFPDHFEGRPMFANRLALAAQGCFVLADGDGEPMGYAVSYPWRIDSAPPVNSLIDAIPADAEVIYLHDLALRPDARGGGATRAIVEQLADQARSRGWPAIALVAVNDAVGFWTKQGFEVRENAAVRTKLASYGSDARYMIRRLQD